A portion of the Pangasianodon hypophthalmus isolate fPanHyp1 chromosome 20, fPanHyp1.pri, whole genome shotgun sequence genome contains these proteins:
- the utp3 gene encoding something about silencing protein 10, which translates to MVRARRVMRRPKASKVEEYDSDDPACYKNEEVPDKSSSKSVQDKVERFHSTKIANLLAQGVQLDSEQEDEADEEEVMPLTLEDSDDEEERNSSDEEQEQTDMESDLEGKRDDDLPNDMAWGSKKKMYYDSDYKTKKGKLLEEAEAEDKEEEEEAKNIQKRLAANLSEEDYDLNMLQDFAVEVEAEKTEKTAGKEQRIIKDLNTMSQKEKLKLLKKESPELLELIQDFKAKLTELRDEIQPMVQMIKDGQIPPGKGADYLMTKEQLYFNYCTNISFYLVLKAKRIPAHNHPVIERLVTYRNLINELGAVDAKLSPQLRQLLSERQEERAAKKTQRSKKDKHEISKVADMQEAEESDSDEEAALLFYKGIEERLKLKRKNKRLPEDGLMMDQEEAEEEAEMNGETKRGITYQMAKNKGLTPKRKKIDRNPRVKHREKFRRAKIRRKGQVLEVRREETRYSGELSGIRAGIKKSIKLK; encoded by the exons ATGGTTCGGGCAAGACG AGTCATGCGAAGGCCCAAAGCAAGTAAGGTAGAAGAGTATGACAGTGATGATCCTGCCTGCTATAAAAATGAGGAAGTCCCAGATAAG aGCTCATCCAAGAGTGTGCAGGATAAAGTAGAACGTTTCCACAGTACAAAAATCGCG aATCTTTTGGCTCAAGGCGTGCAGCTGGACAGTGAACAAGAGGATGAGGCTGATGAG GAAGAGGTGATGCCCCTGACACTTGAGGATTCAGATGATGAAGAAGAGAGGAATAGCAGTGATGAAGAACAAGAACAGACTGATATGGAGAGTGATCTGGAAGGAAAAAGGGATGATG ATCTGCCAAATGACATGGCCTGGGGGAGCAAGAAGAAAATGTACTATGACTCTGATTATAAGACTAAAA AAGGAAAGCTGTTGGAGGAGGCAGAAGCAGAGGataaggaggaagaagaggaagccAAGAACATTCAAAAACGACTAGCGGCCAACCTGAGTGAGGAAGACTACGACCTAAACATGCTCCAG GACTTTGCAGTAGAAGTGGAGGCTGAGAAGACTGAAAAGACTGCAGGAAAGGAGCAGAGGATCATTAAAGACCTAAACACAATGTCACAGAAAGAGAAGCTCAAACTGCTGAAGAAGGAGAGTCCAGAGCTGCTGGAGCTCATTCAGGATTTCAAGGCTAAG CTGACAGAACTGCGAGACGAGATACAACCCATGGTGCAGATGATAAAAGATGGACAGATTCCACCAGGAAAG GGGGCAGATTATCTCATGACCAAGGAGCAActttattttaa CTATTGCACAAACATTAGTTTTTACCTGGTTTTAAAAGCCAAGAGAATTCCAGCACATAACCATCCAGTGATTGAGAGATTGGTGACCTACAGAAAT TTAATCAATGAACTAGGAGCTGTTGATGCCAAACTCTCCCCTCAGCTGCGCCAGCTGCTTTCTGAAAGGCAGGAAGAGAGAGCAGctaaaaaaacacagaggagCAAAAAGGACAAGCATGAA ATATCAAAGGTGGCAGATATGCAGGAGGCTGAAGAGTCTGACTCGGATGAAGAGGCAGCCCTGCTCTTCTACAAAGGCATCGAGGAGAGACTGAAGctaaagagaaagaacaagagGCTGCCAGAGGATGG GTTAATGATGGACCAGGAGGAGGCGGAAGAAGAAGCAGAGATGAACGGAGAGACTAAAAGGGGCATTACTTACCAG ATGGCCAAGAACAAAGGACTCACTCCAAAGAGGAAGAAAATTGACCGCAATCCCAGAgtcaaacacagagagaaattcAGACGCGCCAAGATTCGCAGGAAGGGTCAG GTTCTTGAGGTTCGGCGTGAGGAGACGAGATACAGCGGGGAGCTATCTGGAATTCGTGCTGGAATTAAAAAGAGCATCAAGCTCAAGTGA
- the rbm12 gene encoding RNA-binding protein 12, translated as MAVVIRLQGLPIVAGTMDIRHFFSGLTIPDGGVHIVGGDHGEAFIVFATDEDARLGMMRTGGTIKGSKVSLLLSSKTEMQNMIELSRRRFETGNADGASGNSNRSGPPNVTGGTERGSLPTTAQGFSNTTSTTATTAVSVNEPVSNKSAPTFASTTIGNMPPNFNNFSSPNLSMGSTMTTAMSSLSTVPPPIPPLPTMPTLPPMPPMPVPPPVSTLPPVPAVNPLTSVPPVPPMAHMPHLSALPPFNPGVPPPVGPVAGGLAASGPPLSLGNPNPMFLNPLNPLNPLNLQAHLKSALMNPDELYIQVQGLPYNTSEIEIGEFFHGLGVDSIRILRDGLGRSSGRALVKFFTPQDSFEALKRNTGMIGQRYIEISPSSERQWRDTQGSCAEQLKVGSDSEQSRHHRGSATSASPSGRERARSRSPHKQEYCVYLKGLPYEAENKQIFEFFKNLDIVEDSIYIAYGPNGRATGEGFVEFRNEMDYKVALGCHMQYMGSRFIQVHPITKKNMFEKIDAIRKRMQGSQGDHKGSLSEGGKGARICAHITNIPYNVSKKDVRLFLDGIQLFEDSLKVLVDGNGNGLGQAVVQFKSEEDAHKAERLHRQKLNGRDAFVHLVTYEQMKEVERNPPPQSKRGQKAQNNSLAHAHAQAQAQAQAQAQVQAQIQAQAQHAFPGMTGEEFNFLRSAVGNLGNGPPFVNPFAAPGNGLAGPPPLPPLGTALGDVSLPVPPPIVGGHLPGPVLEPPGFRPGGSSAPPGFVGAPESLRSMPSFDNGSSRKSAGQNRGGNQSRSAGSQPAFGPSSENPRASTTGGAGNPRPTIVKIQNMPFTVTVDEILDFFYGYKVLPGSVCLQFSEKGLPTGEAMVAFDSHDEAMSAVMDLNDRPIGARKVKITMG; from the coding sequence ATGGCTGTGGTCATCCGTTTGCAGGGCCTCCCCATTGTGGCTGGCACCATGGACATTCGCCATTTCTTCTCCGGTCTGACAATCCCGGATGGTGGCGTGCATATTGTAGGGGGTGACCATGGTGAAGCTTTTATCGTGTTCGCAACAGATGAAGATGCAAGGCTTGGAATGATGCGCACAGGGGGAACAATCAAAGGTTCCAAAGTGTCACTGTTACTTAGCAGCAAAACTGAGATGCAAAACATGATTGAGTTGAGCCGCAGGCGTTTTGAAACTGGTAATGCAGATGGGGCTTCAGGAAATAGTAACAGGTCAGGACCTCCCAATGTTACTGGAGGAACTGAAAGGGGTAGCCTGCCAACCACTGCACAAGGTTTTAGTAATACCACTTCAACTACAGCAACCACAGCTGTCTCTGTTAATGAACCTGTAAGCAACAAAAGTGCTCCAACCTTTGCCTCTACAACCATAGGCAACATGCCTCCAAACTTTAATAATTTCAGCAGCCCAAATCTTAGCATGGGGTCCACCATGACTACCGCCATGTCCTCCTTAAGTACTGTACCTCCTCCAATACCCCCCTTGCCTACGATGCCAACCTTACCACCTATGCCGCCCATGCCAGTACCACCACCAGTGTCCACGTTACCCCCAGTACCAGCTGTAAACCCTTTAACCTCAGTGCCACCTGTCCCTCCCATGGCTCACATGCCACACCTATCTGCACTCCCTCCTTTTAATCCTGGTGTTCCCCCACCAGTTGGACCCGTGGCTGGTGGTCTTGCTGCCTCAGGACCACCTTTGTCTCTTGGAAACCCAAATCCAATGTTTCTTAACCCCCTAAACCCTCTAAATCCACTCAATCTCCAGGCTCATTTGAAATCAGCACTGATGAACCCTGATGAGTTGTACATACAGGTTCAAGGCCTTCCTTACAATACATCTGAAATTGAAATTGGAGAATTTTTCCATGGATTGGGGGTTGACTCTATTCGGATACTCAGAGATGGTCTTGGCAGGAGCAGTGGCAGGGCCTTGGTTAAATTTTTTACACCCCAAGATTCCTTTGAAGCTCTTAAACGAAACACTGGTATGATAGGCCAAAGGTATATAGAAATATCTCCTTCTTCAGAAAGGCAATGGAGAGATACCCAGGGATCATGTGCAGAGCAGCTTAAAGTAGGTAGTGACTCGGAACAGAGTCGGCATCATCGTGGAAGCGCTACCTCTGCTTCCCCTTCTGGTCGAGAGCGTGCTAGGTCTCGGTCACCTCATAAACAAGagtactgtgtgtatttaaagGGGCTCCCGTATGaagcagaaaataaacagatatttGAATTTTTCAAAAACCTGGACATTGTTGAAGACAGCATTTACATTGCATATGGACCCAATGGCAGGGCAACAGGAGAGGGTTTTGTTGAGTTTAGAAATGAAATGGACTACAAAGTTGCTCTGGGATGCCACATGCAGTACATGGGAAGTAGATTTATACAAGTGCACcctattacaaagaaaaatatgtttgaAAAGATTGATGCAATTCGCAAAAGAATGCAGGGCTCCCAGGGGGATCATAAAGGTAGCTTATCAGAGGGGGGAAAGGGTGCTCGAATTTGTGCTCATATAACAAATATCCCCTATAATGTGTCCAAGAAAGATGTACGCCTGTTTTTGGATGGAATTCAATTGTTTGAAGACAGCCTCAAAGTACTAGTTGATGGCAACGGAAATGGCCTTGGCCAAGCTGTGGTGCAGTTTAAATCTGAGGAGGATGCCCATAAAGCTGAACGATTACATAGGCAAAAGTTAAATGGCAGGGATGCGTTTGTCCACTTGGTTACATATGAGCAGATGAAGGAGGTTGAGAGAAACCCTCCCCCACAGTCAAAGCGGGGACAAAAGGCTCAAAACAATTCCCTTGCCCATGCACATGCCCAGGCCCAGGCCCAAGCTCAAGCTCAGGCCCAAGTGCAAGCCCAAATCCAAGCTCAAGCACAACATGCTTTCCCTGGAATGACCGGGGAGGAGTTCAATTTTCTCAGAAGTGCTGTGGGGAACCTTGGTAATGGCCCTCCATTTGTCAACCCATTTGCTGCCCCAGGTAATGGCTTAGCAGGCCCACCACCTCTGCCTCCATTAGGTACAGCTTTGGGTGatgtttcacttcctgttcctccTCCTATTGTTGGGGGGCATTTACCTGGGCCTGTCCTGGAGCCCCCTGGTTTCCGCCCTGGTGGCAGCAGTGCACCTCCTGGTTTTGTTGGAGCCCCAGAGAGCTTAAGGAGCATGCCGTCATTTGATAATGGATCTTCAAGGAAAAGTGCAGGTCAAAACCGTGGTGGAAACCAAAGTCGTTCAGCAGGTTCTCAACCTGCCTTTGGTCCATCCTCTGAAAATCCAAGGGCATCAACCACTGGTGGTGCAGGCAACCCACGGCCAACCATTGTCAAGATTCAAAATATGCCTTTTACTGTCACGGTTGATGAAATATTAGATTTCTTTTATGGTTATAAGGTGTTGCCTGGCTCTGTGTGTCTGCAATTTAGTGAGAAGGGACTGCCTACAGGGGAGGCAATGGTTGCATTTGATTCTCATGATGAAGCAATGTCTGCTGTTATGGACCTGAATGATAGGCCTATTGGTGCAAGAAAAGTAAAAATCACTATGGGATGA